A single region of the Kryptolebias marmoratus isolate JLee-2015 linkage group LG10, ASM164957v2, whole genome shotgun sequence genome encodes:
- the oip5 gene encoding protein Mis18-beta produces the protein MEFEESLIIRRVDDIKLTTAAKRMEMMTVHCQLCNTVLTDSFGVCGEMESLDSLMCIKVTNDVVVGGVQESGHKGEMANCIFSPLKCRSCHSVVGKVVHSTPSRWASVRSVFLLYKASISCYILDSNSTVEASVLSFRLKPLRESINEVRQQVEEQRDQMMRIHSRVADRSITSEVD, from the exons ATGGAGTTTGAGGAGAGCCTCATAATTAGGCGCGTTGACGATATAAAGCTGACAACAGCTGCAAAACGAATGGAAATGATGACTGTCCACTGTCAGCTGTGCAACACGGTCCTGACTGACTCCTTCGGTGTTTGTGGGGAAATGGAGTCTTTGGACTCTCTCATGTGTATAA AAGTAACCAATGATGTGGTTGTTGGAGGTGTACAGGAGTCGGGACATAAAGGAGAAATGGCCAACTG CATCTTCAGTCCTCTAAAATGTCGCTCCTGCCACAGCGTTGTGGGGAAAGTTGTTCACTCTACGCCGTCACGCTGGGCTTCAGTTCGCTCCGTCTTTCTCCTCTACAAAGCAAGCATCAGCTG ctatATCCTTGACAGCAACTCAACGGTGGAAGCATCTGTGCTCTCATTTCGTCTGAAGCCCCTCAGAGAAAGCATCAATGAG GTTCGACAGCAGGTTGAAGAGCAGCGGGATCAGATGATGCGCATTCACAGCAGAGTAGCTGACAGGAGCATCACCAGTGAAGTGGACTAg
- the nusap1 gene encoding nucleolar and spindle-associated protein 1 — MDLDSIKYADLRSLAKELGLKANGKADKLLKTIKHHYEQENKLKAVQGKGNVNVQEEDKAHRSEDSVQDGEDAVCKEEASDFNVFVNTRRGRGNASKRRLADPASDCDAKGDGKVDAQSTPCSAQGKKKRKLSSDKDSGKTASESHQSGSDQQLSDSKDEAPACHETSQEKGKYPKVVKGGRIPRYQGLQQKSKTVTPNFKKIHEARFNKMESIDTYVQRKTKKMEVYKNSVNDLKEPSDKQKPEGKAGPKVNPTRASMFSPASVKKRAAEEKDRQAFQNKTAGKEDVSFRPSVLFTRRINVRFSEATCDNEFKGSLLKTPARMSLSVTSTPPKQTTEVGKRNSLRTSTFSAQKTPGPFVFTGNTSTPGTQKKTTFDLKASLSRPLTYKPHKGKLKPFGDVKENASANKSLVSNPHQEIYKQHKVQSREDRRMKQMDNRKQKKESILGARRGLVMN, encoded by the exons ATGGATTTGGACTCCATTAAATACGCCGATCTGCGAAGCCTCGCGAAGGAGCTCGGGCTGAAAGCAAACGGGAAG GCTGATAAACTCCTGAAAACCATCAAACATCATTATGAACAGGAGAACAAGCTGAAGGCGGTGCAG GGGAAAGGTAATGTTAATGTTCAAGAAGAAGATAAAGCTCACAGGTCTGAGGACAGTGTTCAGGATGGTGAGGATGCAGTTTGTAAAGAAGAGGCTTCTGACTTCAACGTCTTTGTGAACACACGTCGGGGGAGAGGAAACGCCTCCAAAAGAAGACTCGCTGATCCTGCATCAGACTGTGATGCCAAG ggtgATGGGAAGGTGGATGCACAGAGCACGCCCTGCAGTGCACAGggtaagaagaaaagaaagttgtCCTCCGACAAGGATTCTGGAAAAACTGCATCTGAGTCCCATCAAAGTGGAAGCGACCAGCAGCTCTCTGACTCTAAGGATGAAGCACCTGCATGCCATGAAACGAGTCAGGAAAAAG GAAAGTATCCAAAAGTGGTGAAAGGTGGCAGAATCCCTCGCTACCAGGGGCTCCAGCAGAAGAGCAAGACTGTCACTCCGA actttaaaaaaatccacgAGGCTCGTTTTAACAAAATGGAGTCCATTGATACTTACGTTCAGCGGAAGACGAAAAAGATGGAGGTCTACAAAAATTCAGTCAACGATTTGAAG GAACCCTCTGACAAACAGAAGCCTGAAGGCAAAGCTGGACCG AAGGTGAATCCAACTCGTGCCTCCATGTTCAGCCCTGCTTCGGTGAAaaagagagcagctgaagaaaaggaCAGAcaggcttttcaaaataaaaccgcTGGGAAGGAAGACGTTTCATTCAGGCCGTCTGTCCTTTTCACTCGCAGAATCAATGTTCG ATTCTCAGAAGCTACATGTGACAATGAGTTTAAGGGGTCTTTGTTAAAGACTCCTGCACGCATGTCCCTGTCCGTTACCAGTACCCCTCCGAAGCAGACCACAGAAGTGGGGAAGCGCAACAGTTTGAGGACTTCAACCTTCTCTGCCCAAAAAACTCCAG GACCGTTCGTTTTCACCGGGAACACGAGCACCCCTGGAACTCAAAAAAAGACGAcctttgacctgaaggccagtTTGTCACGTCCACTCACCTACAAGCCTCATAAAG GTAAACTGAAGCCTTTTGGAGATGTCAAAGAAAACGCATCCGCGAACAAATCTCTGGTCTCCAATCCACACCAGGAAATttacaaacagcacaaagtccAGTCAAG GGAGGATCGAAGGATGAAACAAATGGACAACCGAAAGCAGAAGAAAGAAAGCATCCTCGGGGCGAGAAGAGGCCTCGTGATGAATTAG